A DNA window from Undibacterium sp. YM2 contains the following coding sequences:
- a CDS encoding CatA-like O-acetyltransferase, with product MKKQLDIANWNRREHYAFFSQMDEPFHGLNLNVDCTWAYQHCKKEQKSFFLFYLHQILRAIMRTDAMRYRIEDDKVFDYEVIHANATVQRADHTFGFCPIYYEEEFTAFATGANVAMDKIKNSSGLCFNDECAREDVIHFSAIPWISFTGLTHARQYDRKDSVPKISVGKFFKQDQRLMLPIAIFVHHGLVDAYHVHQFATTLETALSGQSN from the coding sequence ATGAAAAAGCAGTTAGACATAGCAAACTGGAACCGGCGCGAGCATTACGCCTTCTTTTCGCAAATGGATGAACCCTTCCATGGTCTGAACCTGAATGTGGATTGCACCTGGGCTTACCAGCATTGCAAAAAAGAACAAAAGTCCTTCTTCCTGTTTTATCTGCATCAAATACTGCGCGCCATCATGCGCACGGATGCCATGCGTTACCGCATAGAAGATGACAAGGTATTTGACTACGAAGTCATACACGCGAATGCAACCGTGCAACGGGCTGACCATACTTTCGGTTTTTGTCCTATCTATTATGAAGAGGAATTTACCGCCTTCGCCACTGGCGCCAACGTCGCCATGGACAAGATCAAGAACAGCAGCGGTCTTTGCTTCAATGATGAATGCGCACGTGAAGATGTGATCCATTTTTCTGCAATCCCCTGGATCAGCTTTACCGGACTCACGCATGCACGGCAATATGACCGTAAGGACAGTGTACCCAAGATTTCAGTAGGCAAGTTTTTCAAGCAAGATCAGCGTCTGATGCTGCCCATAGCGATATTCGTCCACCATGGCCTGGTAGATGCTTATCACGTACATCAGTTCGCCACCACACTGGAAACAGCCTTGTCTGGCCAAAGCAATTAA
- the tal gene encoding transaldolase gives MNQLEQLKQYTTVVADTGDFQAIQAYAPRDATTNPSLILKAVQKPEYLPLLEKAVKETAGKSIDETIDHLLIAFGLEILKVIPGRVSTETDARLSFDTAGTVAKGRQLIAMYEAAGIPRDRILIKIASTWEGIRAAEILEKEGIRCNMTLLFCLAQAIACAEAGAQLISPFVGRIYDWYKNKTGQEIFGAEDPGVLSVKKIYTYYRKFGYNTEVMGASFRNTSQILELAGCDLLTISPDLLQKLSDSNSNVTQKLSKELAASSDLQKVSMDEKTFRLDLNEDAMATEKLSEGIRAFCADTVKLEKMIAAMR, from the coding sequence ATGAACCAATTAGAACAACTGAAGCAATACACTACCGTTGTCGCCGACACTGGCGATTTCCAGGCTATCCAGGCTTATGCCCCGCGCGATGCAACGACCAATCCGTCCCTGATATTGAAAGCCGTGCAAAAGCCAGAATACCTGCCTTTGCTGGAAAAAGCGGTCAAGGAAACTGCCGGTAAATCGATTGATGAAACCATCGATCACCTGCTCATCGCTTTTGGTCTGGAAATTTTAAAAGTCATCCCGGGTCGCGTTTCTACTGAAACTGATGCCCGTCTGTCTTTTGACACAGCTGGCACAGTTGCCAAAGGCCGCCAATTGATCGCCATGTATGAAGCCGCAGGGATACCGCGTGACCGCATCCTGATCAAGATTGCCTCTACCTGGGAAGGGATACGTGCCGCCGAGATACTGGAAAAAGAAGGCATACGTTGCAATATGACCCTGCTGTTCTGCCTGGCACAAGCGATTGCCTGCGCTGAAGCGGGTGCACAACTGATTTCACCTTTCGTAGGCCGCATCTATGACTGGTATAAAAACAAGACAGGCCAGGAAATTTTTGGTGCAGAAGATCCGGGTGTTTTGTCTGTCAAAAAAATCTATACTTACTACCGCAAGTTTGGCTACAACACCGAAGTCATGGGTGCCAGCTTCCGCAATACTTCACAAATCCTGGAGCTGGCAGGTTGCGACCTGCTGACCATCAGCCCTGACCTCCTGCAAAAGCTCAGCGACAGCAATAGCAATGTCACACAAAAACTGAGCAAGGAATTAGCAGCTTCTTCTGATCTGCAAAAAGTCAGCATGGATGAAAAGACTTTCCGCCTTGATTTGAATGAAGATGCAATGGCAACTGAAAAACTGTCAGAAGGCATACGTGCCTTCTGTGCCGATACCGTCAAACTGGAAAAGATGATTGCCGCAATGCGTTGA